A region of Vibrio porteresiae DSM 19223 DNA encodes the following proteins:
- a CDS encoding ammonium transporter yields the protein MKIVFNRMLIASLLCLPAVAMAADDPLTADTVQTHLNFVWTLIAGFLVFLMQAGFAMVETGLTRAKNAANIMMKNMMDFCIGSLAFWAIGFGLMFGASNGYFGTTDFFFSGATGDDAPWNFAFWMFQVVFCATAATIISGAVAERTKFSAYLIYSVFVSALIYPIFGSWAWGSLYHGGGWLENLGFIDFAGSTVVHSMGGWLALAGAIVVGPRIGKYTKDGKTRPIPGHNIPLAALGVFLLWFGWYGFNPGSTTTGDTSIAVIAVTTTLAAAAGSVAAMLFTLMKYGKSDVGMTLNGALAGLVGITAGCANVTPVSAVIIGAIAGVLVVLSVLFLDRLKIDDPVGAVSAHGVCGAWGTLAAGIFDQAGFSWGTVGVQVIGIASCFIWSFGTGLILFKCIDLTIGMRVTKEEEMTGLDFSEHGANSYPDFQTISVASDFNGLTGSKKAPTEAAVASKDKTVHI from the coding sequence ATGAAAATCGTTTTTAACAGGATGTTAATTGCAAGCCTGCTCTGTCTGCCGGCGGTTGCTATGGCTGCGGATGATCCGCTAACAGCCGACACAGTACAGACTCACCTTAACTTTGTATGGACACTGATCGCAGGCTTCCTCGTGTTCTTGATGCAAGCTGGTTTCGCTATGGTAGAGACAGGTCTTACCCGTGCGAAAAACGCAGCGAACATCATGATGAAAAACATGATGGACTTTTGTATCGGTTCCCTAGCCTTTTGGGCTATCGGTTTTGGTCTAATGTTTGGGGCAAGTAACGGTTACTTCGGTACCACTGATTTCTTCTTTAGTGGTGCAACAGGCGACGATGCACCATGGAACTTTGCTTTCTGGATGTTCCAAGTGGTGTTCTGTGCAACCGCAGCAACCATCATCTCTGGTGCCGTTGCTGAACGTACCAAATTCAGTGCTTACCTTATCTACTCCGTTTTCGTCTCTGCGCTGATTTACCCAATCTTCGGTAGCTGGGCATGGGGCAGCTTGTACCATGGCGGCGGCTGGTTAGAAAACCTAGGCTTTATCGACTTTGCCGGTTCAACTGTCGTTCACTCTATGGGCGGTTGGTTAGCGCTGGCTGGTGCGATTGTGGTTGGTCCTCGTATTGGTAAATACACCAAAGACGGGAAAACTCGTCCAATCCCTGGTCATAACATTCCTCTAGCTGCACTCGGTGTTTTCCTATTGTGGTTCGGATGGTACGGATTTAACCCAGGTTCAACCACCACAGGTGACACTTCAATCGCCGTGATTGCAGTAACCACAACACTCGCTGCAGCTGCAGGTTCGGTTGCTGCGATGCTCTTCACACTCATGAAATACGGTAAGAGTGATGTGGGTATGACCCTAAACGGTGCATTGGCTGGCCTAGTCGGTATCACAGCCGGTTGTGCAAACGTGACTCCAGTTTCTGCAGTTATTATCGGCGCAATTGCTGGCGTATTGGTTGTACTTTCTGTTCTGTTCCTTGATCGCCTAAAAATCGATGATCCAGTTGGCGCGGTTTCTGCACACGGCGTGTGTGGTGCTTGGGGTACATTGGCAGCAGGTATCTTCGACCAAGCTGGTTTCTCTTGGGGTACCGTTGGCGTGCAAGTGATCGGTATCGCTTCTTGCTTTATCTGGTCATTTGGCACAGGTTTGATTCTGTTCAAATGTATCGATCTCACCATCGGTATGCGTGTAACCAAAGAAGAAGAGATGACAGGTCTAGACTTCTCTGAACACGGTGCAAACTCTTACCCAGATTTCCAAACCATCAGTGTTGCTTCTGATTTCAATGGTTTGACTGGCAGCAAAAAAGCCCCAACAGAAGCGGCTGTTGCCTCTAAAGATAAAACCGTACACATTTAA
- a CDS encoding phosphate/phosphite/phosphonate ABC transporter substrate-binding protein, translating to MKLLWCLVCLLFTPAVFAQYITFGIVPQQSAIELAKSWGPLLTYLSKQTGYDIQFRTAKDIPEFELRLARGEFDIAYMNPYHYVVFHDKAGYMPMVREENKQLKGILVVKKDSPIQSITELNHSTIAFPSPAAFAATVVTGAELNLAKVDFKPQYVSSHDSVYLNVAKGFFVAGGGVMRTFNNTPAEIRDQLRVLWLSKGYTPHAFAYRSVLSKSAATKIQSALIQLGTTEEGKKLLEHLGMNPLIAAKDSDWDGIRALHIDTLNNL from the coding sequence ATGAAACTATTGTGGTGCTTGGTCTGTTTGCTGTTTACCCCTGCCGTTTTTGCTCAATACATCACTTTCGGTATCGTTCCGCAACAATCCGCCATCGAGCTGGCCAAAAGCTGGGGGCCACTGTTAACTTATCTGAGTAAACAAACTGGTTACGATATTCAGTTTCGTACCGCCAAAGACATTCCCGAATTTGAACTTCGGCTCGCGCGTGGTGAATTTGATATTGCGTACATGAACCCTTATCACTACGTGGTCTTTCACGACAAAGCGGGCTACATGCCAATGGTGCGTGAAGAGAATAAGCAGTTGAAAGGCATTTTGGTGGTTAAAAAAGATAGCCCCATTCAATCCATTACTGAATTAAACCACAGCACCATCGCTTTTCCTTCACCTGCCGCTTTTGCCGCAACCGTGGTAACTGGGGCTGAACTGAACTTAGCAAAAGTCGACTTCAAACCTCAGTATGTCTCTTCTCATGATTCAGTCTATCTTAATGTTGCGAAAGGATTTTTTGTGGCTGGTGGTGGCGTCATGCGCACATTTAACAACACTCCTGCAGAAATTCGCGACCAACTCCGAGTACTGTGGCTGAGTAAAGGTTATACGCCCCATGCCTTTGCTTACCGTAGCGTGTTATCAAAATCCGCTGCGACTAAAATTCAATCTGCACTCATCCAATTAGGAACAACAGAAGAAGGGAAAAAACTACTTGAACATTTGGGCATGAACCCATTAATCGCCGCAAAGGACAGTGATTGGGATGGAATAAGAGCGCTGCACATCGATACCTTAAATAACTTATAG
- a CDS encoding ATP-binding protein, translating into MSLRFKTIIGIAIIELISLSILLTLTLRYLTDTNYQGLEQRVESTINLYSSAIKNPVLSYDLATLNDYTETLMQNKDIEYVAVLNENGLVLATAGNYPKSFSRSMLESNVTDVKDSVYDVSAPLKEAGVYFGTIWMGFNMNALNEKINQAKHLSITIIITEISLVAIFSYILGDLLTKRLAHLNNAAKEVAQGNFDVSLKIDGSDEVSSLAHAFNEMITQLQASKEKNLTYQRQLEEINNSLEEKVNQRTSELLAVNSRLSQTNFALQETQHKLVETEKMASLGIMAAGFAHEINNPAGVISGNLNVCLSYLELYKELIQRQQALLQEHVSDDERQALTTWTNLNDIAFIDQDFPDSIHDAIKCVDRIHDIVQALQHYSTDRNDSRETLIPVDLFPSIDRALNQVYTDKSVHIVMSPNLQNLPRILGIPREIDRLCKEILKNAIQSCISSGRADKQVTITGEYNETSIVLKIKDNGLGIRDKDLKHVFDPFYTTLPVGQGMGLGLTYSYDIVRHVGGNIDINNSVNGVEVVITLPLI; encoded by the coding sequence ATGTCATTACGGTTTAAAACCATCATTGGTATTGCGATCATTGAATTGATTTCATTGAGCATACTGCTGACGTTAACCCTACGTTATTTGACTGATACAAACTATCAAGGTTTGGAGCAGCGTGTTGAGTCGACCATCAATTTGTACAGCAGCGCAATCAAAAATCCTGTGCTTAGTTACGATCTCGCCACCCTCAATGATTACACCGAAACCCTAATGCAAAATAAGGACATCGAATACGTTGCAGTATTAAACGAAAACGGTTTGGTACTCGCCACTGCGGGTAATTACCCAAAAAGCTTTTCTCGCTCTATGTTGGAAAGTAACGTTACTGATGTCAAAGACAGCGTGTACGATGTGTCAGCCCCACTCAAAGAAGCTGGCGTCTATTTCGGCACCATCTGGATGGGCTTTAACATGAATGCCCTGAACGAGAAAATCAATCAAGCTAAGCACTTAAGTATCACCATTATCATCACTGAAATCAGTTTAGTGGCCATCTTCTCTTATATTTTGGGCGATTTGCTCACTAAGCGTTTAGCGCACTTAAACAATGCCGCCAAAGAAGTAGCCCAAGGTAACTTTGATGTCAGCTTAAAAATCGATGGCTCAGATGAGGTCTCTTCTCTGGCTCATGCGTTTAACGAGATGATTACTCAACTGCAGGCCAGTAAAGAAAAAAACCTCACTTATCAAAGGCAGTTGGAAGAGATCAACAACTCTCTAGAAGAGAAAGTCAATCAACGCACCAGTGAACTGCTGGCAGTGAACAGTCGTTTATCGCAAACCAACTTTGCCCTGCAAGAGACACAGCACAAACTGGTTGAAACGGAAAAAATGGCCTCACTGGGTATTATGGCGGCAGGGTTTGCCCATGAGATCAATAATCCAGCGGGAGTCATTAGTGGTAACCTAAATGTGTGTCTTAGTTACCTTGAACTGTACAAAGAGCTGATTCAGCGCCAGCAGGCGCTGTTGCAAGAACATGTCAGTGATGATGAGCGCCAAGCTTTGACCACGTGGACCAACCTCAATGACATTGCCTTTATTGATCAGGATTTTCCAGACAGTATTCACGATGCCATTAAGTGCGTGGATCGTATACACGATATTGTCCAAGCACTGCAGCACTACTCTACTGACCGCAACGATTCTCGTGAAACCTTGATTCCGGTTGACCTGTTCCCCTCTATCGACCGCGCGTTAAATCAAGTCTATACCGACAAGTCAGTGCACATTGTGATGTCCCCTAACCTGCAAAATTTGCCGCGCATACTCGGCATACCTCGCGAAATAGACAGGCTATGTAAAGAGATCCTGAAAAACGCGATTCAATCTTGTATCAGCAGTGGTCGCGCCGATAAACAGGTCACCATCACTGGCGAATACAACGAAACATCGATTGTGCTGAAAATCAAAGACAATGGGTTAGGTATCCGCGATAAAGATCTTAAACATGTGTTTGACCCTTTCTATACCACACTACCGGTGGGCCAAGGCATGGGCCTTGGCCTCACCTACTCTTATGACATCGTGCGTCATGTTGGCGGCAATATCGATATCAATAACAGCGTTAATGGCGTTGAAGTGGTGATCACTCTACCGCTCATTTGA
- a CDS encoding LysE family translocator — MELHTLLLFALASLSINLIPGPDVIYIVSNTMQGKMLGGMKAALGLGVGYFVHTLAAVLGLSAIILSSALAFTLVKWCGALYLLYLGFMSLKSMWQGGTKLTVTSGAKRQSSVFKQGVIVSVLNPKVALFFLSFLPQFIDSTAGSVNNQLLVLGFCFSGLATVCNITYALVGSWLLSSAKANRYSRIIEGVSGVLLIGLAGKIALSQK, encoded by the coding sequence ATGGAATTACACACGCTTTTACTGTTTGCTTTAGCCAGCCTTTCCATCAACTTGATCCCTGGACCCGATGTGATTTATATCGTGTCGAATACCATGCAAGGTAAAATGTTGGGGGGAATGAAGGCTGCACTAGGCTTGGGCGTTGGCTACTTTGTCCATACGTTGGCTGCGGTACTGGGGCTTTCTGCGATTATATTGAGTTCAGCGCTGGCATTTACCTTGGTGAAATGGTGCGGGGCGCTTTATTTACTCTACCTTGGTTTTATGTCGCTGAAATCCATGTGGCAAGGCGGCACTAAATTGACCGTGACATCAGGTGCGAAGCGACAAAGTAGCGTTTTTAAACAAGGTGTCATTGTGAGTGTACTTAACCCTAAAGTTGCCCTGTTTTTTCTCTCATTTTTACCGCAATTTATCGACAGCACAGCCGGGTCGGTCAACAATCAGCTACTGGTATTGGGATTCTGTTTTAGTGGCTTAGCGACGGTCTGTAACATCACCTATGCGCTGGTGGGCAGTTGGTTATTAAGCAGTGCGAAAGCCAATCGTTATTCGCGAATCATTGAAGGTGTCTCTGGCGTGTTGTTGATAGGCCTCGCGGGGAAAATCGCTTTAAGCCAGAAGTAA
- a CDS encoding HD domain-containing phosphohydrolase: protein MMTDEVEVRDETVTEEPEKLTLLLLDDEADILKTLTRVLRMDYDVVSFNEGEEAIAYLKENDAAIIISDMRMPQMDGAKFLSIAKKLRPASVRLLLTGYSDMESTIRAVNEGGIHTYLAKPWDNEGLKLTVGKAAEFYRLTQERDLLTKTLEQRNKELADFNQQLETQVLQRTKALREANSSLEKLLKARNQTFNDILATLKAIIQYSTGVPADHSDRVAEQSKAVAMALKLSDQEVNQVYLCGLLHEIGLAARKGDKPELVKRNPGVPSTPEANATLGAEIIGQIKRFTPLVNIIRHQDENFNGTGSPAHLKEQEIPIGSRIIRVVKNYDYFVANENNRNRMAAKSAQNFLKEYCEVLYDPIVVEAFLKVMGKVDQKDGIERCVSISDVKIGTVVKRDVYLPNGSLMLTAGQEINSNLLEKLKKIEKENQFPVAIFI, encoded by the coding sequence ATGATGACTGACGAAGTAGAAGTAAGAGATGAAACCGTCACAGAAGAGCCAGAAAAGCTAACCTTACTGCTGTTAGATGACGAAGCAGACATACTCAAAACCCTAACACGGGTACTGCGTATGGATTACGACGTGGTCTCTTTTAATGAAGGTGAAGAGGCCATTGCGTATTTAAAAGAGAATGACGCTGCCATTATCATTTCCGATATGCGTATGCCACAAATGGATGGCGCTAAATTTCTCTCCATAGCGAAAAAACTGCGTCCTGCCTCTGTGCGCCTACTGCTGACTGGTTATAGCGATATGGAATCGACCATTCGTGCGGTAAACGAAGGGGGAATTCATACCTATCTAGCGAAACCGTGGGATAACGAAGGATTAAAACTTACCGTAGGCAAAGCCGCTGAGTTCTATCGATTGACTCAAGAGCGTGACTTGCTGACCAAGACACTCGAACAGCGCAACAAAGAACTGGCTGATTTTAACCAACAGCTTGAAACTCAAGTGTTACAGCGCACCAAAGCGTTACGTGAAGCCAACTCTTCCTTGGAAAAACTGCTCAAAGCGCGTAACCAAACTTTTAATGATATTTTGGCGACACTCAAGGCGATTATTCAATACAGCACGGGGGTTCCGGCCGATCATTCTGACCGAGTGGCAGAGCAGTCTAAAGCGGTGGCGATGGCGCTCAAACTCTCCGATCAAGAAGTGAACCAAGTATACCTCTGTGGCTTGTTACATGAGATTGGTCTAGCGGCTCGTAAAGGGGATAAGCCTGAATTGGTGAAACGCAATCCGGGTGTTCCATCTACACCCGAAGCGAACGCCACCTTAGGCGCAGAAATTATTGGTCAGATTAAGCGCTTTACTCCGCTGGTGAATATTATTCGTCACCAAGACGAAAACTTTAACGGCACAGGTAGCCCGGCTCACTTAAAAGAGCAGGAGATCCCTATCGGTTCACGGATCATTCGAGTGGTGAAAAACTACGACTACTTTGTCGCGAATGAAAATAACCGCAACCGTATGGCCGCCAAGAGTGCACAAAACTTTCTAAAAGAGTATTGCGAAGTCTTATACGACCCGATTGTGGTTGAAGCTTTCCTCAAAGTGATGGGCAAAGTTGACCAAAAAGATGGCATTGAGCGCTGCGTCAGCATCAGTGATGTGAAGATTGGCACTGTAGTCAAACGCGATGTTTACCTACCTAACGGCAGTTTGATGTTAACCGCTGGCCAAGAAATCAATAGTAACCTTTTGGAAAAATTGAAAAAAATCGAAAAAGAGAACCAATTCCCTGTGGCGATTTTTATCTAG